The following are encoded in a window of Ferribacterium limneticum genomic DNA:
- a CDS encoding efflux RND transporter permease subunit, translating into MSHRFNLSDWTLHHRTLVGYFLLAIALMGVFAYGKLGQAEDPPFTFKIMVIRSFWPGATARQVEQQLTDKIEKKLQETPYIDRVSSFSRPGESTVMFFAKDNTPPATVPDVFYQVRKKIGDIRHTLPTGIQGPFFNDEFGDVFGNIYALTAEGFDYPQLKDQAERIRDELLRVPQVGKVEIFGIQDEKIYVELSNAKLATLGIDLATITLAMTQQNAVAGTGFFETTSERIQVRPGGAFNSVQAVADTLIRAGGRSFRLGDIADIKRGTIDPPSTKVRFGSKPALAIGVSMAKGGDIIELGKALNTRIAKLQEALPVGVDIGVATSQPEAVARSVKAFTQALAEAVIVVLLVTFISLGIRTGLVVAISIPLVLAATFLAMYLFNVGLHKVSLGALVLALGLLVDDAIISVEMMWVKMEQGWERTRAASFAYTSTAGPMLSGTLVTVAGFIPIALAKSSTGEYAFAFFQINAVALLISWLAAVIAIPWLGYKLLPNPHAVHQSSRLEKRLPRLARLFDKLGLNGPAHAEDHDVYGTPFYTRFRQLVSWCVGRRWLVIGVTIILFVLSIVGMIKVQKQFFPNSTRLELNVELRLPEGASIAAIDAEAKRLEQWLDKDKEEFNQFEHYTAFVGTGAPRYYLGLDQQLPASNVGQLVIVTRDVEAREAVRGRLIKLFENDSFAARGNIARIENGPPVGYPVQYRISGEDVATLRQAAAKVATIMRENPELSNVNVDWSELSKSVEIEIDQDKARLLGVSSQDIAALLNMSLNGHTVTSYREGEKSIDVVLRGDREERSHLSSLADLSVPTRAGKSVPLSQIGRLKHSFEPGLIWRRDRLPTITVRGNLYGKIQPATVVDRIKPEINAIQASLPDGYHIATGGSVEESSKGSGSVMAGIPLFVLAVITILMIQLQSVSRVIMVLLTAPLGIIGIALFLLVFRQPFGFMALLGTIALFGMIMRNSVILVDQIEQDMAAGKPRHEAIVESTVRRFRPIVLTAAAAVLAMIPLSRNDFFGPMAVAIMGGLIVATALTLLFLPALYAAWYKVRREDPKDRIKDRAVSWK; encoded by the coding sequence GTGAGCCACCGCTTCAACCTGTCCGACTGGACGCTACACCACCGCACGCTGGTCGGCTACTTCCTGCTCGCCATCGCGCTGATGGGCGTTTTTGCCTACGGCAAACTCGGCCAGGCCGAAGATCCGCCCTTCACCTTCAAGATCATGGTGATCCGCAGCTTCTGGCCAGGTGCCACGGCGCGTCAGGTTGAGCAGCAACTGACCGACAAGATCGAGAAAAAACTGCAGGAAACGCCCTACATCGACCGCGTTTCCAGCTTCTCCCGGCCCGGCGAATCGACCGTGATGTTCTTCGCCAAGGACAACACGCCGCCGGCCACTGTGCCCGACGTGTTCTACCAGGTGCGCAAGAAAATCGGCGATATCCGCCACACCTTACCCACCGGCATTCAGGGACCTTTCTTCAACGACGAGTTCGGCGATGTTTTTGGCAATATTTACGCGTTGACCGCGGAAGGCTTCGATTATCCGCAACTGAAGGACCAGGCCGAGCGCATTCGCGATGAACTGCTGCGTGTACCGCAGGTTGGCAAGGTTGAAATCTTCGGCATCCAGGACGAAAAGATCTATGTCGAACTCTCCAACGCCAAGCTCGCCACGCTCGGCATCGACTTGGCAACCATTACCCTTGCGATGACTCAGCAGAATGCCGTAGCCGGCACCGGCTTCTTTGAGACTACCAGTGAGCGCATCCAGGTTCGGCCCGGCGGGGCTTTCAACAGCGTGCAGGCCGTCGCCGATACGCTGATCCGGGCGGGCGGCCGCAGTTTTCGGCTCGGCGATATCGCTGACATCAAACGCGGGACCATCGACCCGCCCAGCACCAAAGTCCGCTTTGGCAGCAAGCCTGCCCTCGCCATTGGCGTCTCGATGGCCAAGGGTGGCGACATCATCGAGCTCGGCAAGGCCCTGAACACACGCATCGCCAAGCTGCAGGAAGCCTTGCCGGTAGGCGTCGACATTGGTGTAGCGACCAGCCAGCCGGAAGCCGTCGCCCGTTCGGTCAAGGCCTTCACGCAGGCGCTGGCCGAAGCCGTCATCGTCGTGTTGCTCGTCACCTTCATCAGCCTCGGCATCCGCACCGGCCTGGTCGTCGCCATCTCCATCCCGCTCGTGTTGGCAGCTACCTTTCTCGCCATGTATCTGTTCAACGTCGGCCTGCACAAGGTGTCGCTTGGCGCGCTGGTGCTGGCCCTCGGCCTGCTCGTCGACGACGCGATTATTTCCGTCGAGATGATGTGGGTGAAGATGGAGCAGGGCTGGGAACGCACCCGTGCCGCCTCCTTTGCCTACACGAGCACGGCCGGACCGATGCTCTCGGGCACGCTGGTTACCGTCGCCGGCTTCATTCCGATTGCCTTGGCCAAGTCATCAACCGGCGAATATGCCTTCGCCTTCTTCCAGATCAACGCCGTCGCCCTGCTCATTTCGTGGCTGGCCGCCGTCATTGCCATTCCCTGGCTCGGCTACAAGCTGCTGCCCAACCCGCACGCAGTACACCAGAGCAGCCGCCTGGAAAAACGCCTGCCGCGCCTTGCCCGCCTGTTCGACAAGCTCGGCCTGAATGGCCCGGCCCACGCCGAAGACCATGACGTCTATGGCACGCCGTTCTATACCCGCTTTCGCCAACTGGTCAGCTGGTGCGTCGGACGACGCTGGCTGGTAATTGGCGTCACCATCATCCTTTTTGTGCTGTCCATCGTCGGCATGATCAAGGTTCAGAAGCAGTTCTTCCCGAACTCGACCCGCCTTGAACTCAATGTCGAACTGCGTCTGCCCGAGGGTGCATCGATAGCCGCCATAGACGCCGAGGCAAAGCGCCTTGAACAGTGGCTAGACAAGGATAAGGAGGAATTCAACCAGTTCGAGCATTACACGGCCTTTGTCGGGACCGGAGCGCCGCGCTACTACCTTGGCCTCGACCAGCAACTACCGGCCAGCAATGTCGGCCAACTAGTCATCGTCACGCGCGACGTCGAGGCCCGGGAAGCCGTCCGCGGTCGACTGATCAAGCTGTTCGAAAATGACAGTTTCGCCGCTCGCGGCAACATCGCCCGCATCGAAAATGGCCCGCCGGTAGGCTATCCGGTGCAATACCGCATTTCCGGCGAAGACGTCGCCACGCTGCGCCAGGCAGCTGCCAAGGTCGCCACGATCATGCGCGAGAATCCGGAATTATCCAACGTTAACGTCGACTGGAGCGAGTTGTCGAAGTCGGTCGAGATCGAAATCGATCAGGACAAGGCGCGCCTGCTCGGCGTTTCCAGCCAGGATATCGCCGCGCTACTCAACATGTCGCTCAACGGCCATACGGTGACCAGCTACCGGGAAGGCGAAAAGAGCATCGATGTCGTACTGCGTGGCGACCGCGAAGAGCGTAGCCACCTGTCGTCACTGGCTGATCTGTCGGTACCGACACGGGCCGGCAAGAGCGTTCCGCTGAGCCAGATCGGGCGCCTCAAACACAGCTTCGAGCCAGGACTGATCTGGCGCCGCGACCGCCTGCCGACGATCACGGTGCGCGGCAATCTCTACGGCAAGATTCAGCCGGCCACCGTCGTCGACCGCATCAAGCCCGAGATCAATGCCATCCAGGCCAGCCTGCCCGACGGCTATCACATCGCCACCGGCGGCTCGGTCGAGGAATCCTCAAAAGGCTCAGGATCGGTGATGGCCGGCATTCCTCTCTTCGTATTGGCGGTGATCACGATCCTGATGATCCAGCTGCAGAGCGTTTCCCGCGTCATCATGGTGCTGCTCACGGCACCGCTCGGCATCATCGGCATTGCGCTGTTCCTGCTCGTCTTCCGGCAACCTTTCGGCTTCATGGCCCTGCTTGGCACCATTGCGCTGTTCGGGATGATCATGCGCAACTCGGTGATTCTCGTCGACCAGATTGAGCAGGACATGGCGGCCGGCAAACCGCGCCATGAAGCGATTGTCGAGTCGACGGTGCGCCGTTTCCGGCCCATCGTGCTGACTGCTGCAGCAGCGGTACTGGCGATGATTCCGCTATCGCGCAACGATTTCTTCGGGCCGATGGCCGTCGCCATCATGGGCGGCCTGATCGTCGCCACGGCGCTGACCCTGCTCTTCCTGCCGGCGCTTTATGCGGCCTGGTACAAGGTCAGGAGAGAGGATCCTAAAGACAGGATCAAGGATCGAGCTGTTAGCTGGAAGTAA
- a CDS encoding efflux RND transporter periplasmic adaptor subunit, which translates to MIKTAPRVAALLVTAATVLASCQAGDATPPAPRAVLVQAAASAPLTGSVYTGEIRARHEVDLAFRVGGKIAARLVDAGAEIKAGQPLARLDPADLELAAAAARAQLAGAESEHTTARAERERYAGLIAKKFVSQAAFDAKDNAYKSAQARLEQARAQSRISGNQTSYGTLSSEFPAIVTAVLADAGQVVSPGQAVMRVARPEEKEVAIAIPESRLAELKAAKNLAISLWADPKIILRGELRELSPAADPATRTYAARIRIDNPPPEVRLGMTARVALDDAMESSLLVPLSAVIDVGQGPLVRVVRDGKVATHPVKVARFREDGVELSGGLEAGELVIISGAGKLVDGQEVQARPATTPDRQR; encoded by the coding sequence ATGATCAAGACCGCTCCTCGTGTTGCCGCCTTGCTGGTTACTGCAGCTACCGTTCTCGCCAGCTGTCAGGCTGGCGATGCCACGCCACCGGCGCCCCGCGCCGTGCTGGTCCAGGCCGCTGCCAGTGCGCCGCTGACCGGCAGCGTCTATACCGGCGAAATCCGCGCCCGACATGAAGTCGATCTGGCTTTCCGCGTCGGCGGCAAGATTGCCGCCCGCCTGGTCGACGCCGGCGCCGAAATCAAGGCCGGTCAGCCGCTGGCCCGCCTCGATCCGGCCGATCTCGAACTGGCCGCCGCTGCCGCCCGCGCTCAATTAGCAGGCGCCGAAAGCGAGCACACCACGGCTCGCGCCGAACGCGAACGCTACGCCGGCCTGATTGCCAAAAAATTCGTCAGCCAGGCCGCTTTCGACGCCAAGGACAATGCCTACAAGAGCGCCCAGGCCCGCCTTGAACAAGCCCGTGCGCAGAGCCGGATCAGCGGCAACCAGACCAGCTACGGCACCTTGAGCAGCGAGTTTCCAGCCATCGTCACGGCCGTTCTCGCCGATGCTGGCCAGGTCGTCAGCCCCGGCCAGGCCGTGATGCGCGTCGCCCGCCCGGAGGAAAAGGAAGTCGCCATTGCCATTCCCGAAAGCCGTCTGGCTGAACTGAAAGCCGCTAAAAATCTGGCCATCAGCCTGTGGGCCGACCCGAAAATTATCTTGCGCGGCGAACTGCGCGAACTTTCGCCCGCCGCCGACCCGGCAACGCGCACCTACGCAGCGCGCATTCGCATCGACAACCCACCGCCCGAGGTTCGTCTCGGCATGACGGCACGCGTCGCCCTTGATGACGCAATGGAAAGCTCGCTTCTCGTCCCCTTGAGCGCCGTGATTGATGTCGGGCAAGGTCCGCTGGTCCGCGTCGTCAGGGATGGCAAAGTTGCCACCCACCCGGTCAAGGTTGCCCGCTTCCGCGAAGATGGCGTCGAATTGAGCGGCGGACTGGAGGCCGGCGAACTGGTCATCATCAGCGGCGCCGGCAAGCTGGTCGACGGTCAGGAAGTGCAAGCCAGGCCCGCCACGACCCCGGATCGGCAGCGCTAA
- the ntrC gene encoding nitrogen regulation protein NR(I), giving the protein MKPVWVVDDDRSIRWVLEKTLSREGIPFKSFASASEAISQLEQGIEPPQVLMSDIRMPGQSGLELLQEVKTRFPSVPVIIMTAYSDLESAVAAFQGGAFEYLPKPFDVDQAVELIRRAIDESMHQSGAAEEEGLVPEILGQAPAMQEVFRAIGRLALSHATVLITGESGSGKELVARALHRHSPRADKPFIAINTAAIPKDLLESELFGHERGAFTGAQAQRRGRFEQAESGTLFLDEIGDMPAELQTRLLRVLSDGHFYRVGGHSPIKANVRVIAATHQNLDTRVKDGLFREDLFHRLNVIRVRLPALRERREDIPLLARHFLQKSARELGVETKRLTEAALKYMSGLDFQGNVRQLENLCHWLTVMAPGQQVDISDLPGELREATPVSLSTDWESALEGEADRMLARGIPDIHGVLSQVFERILISRALAHTGGRRIEAAQALGIGRNTITRKIAELGIDGGKEHAAE; this is encoded by the coding sequence ATGAAACCGGTCTGGGTCGTAGACGACGATCGCTCCATTCGCTGGGTGCTGGAAAAAACCCTGTCCCGCGAAGGTATCCCTTTCAAGAGTTTTGCCTCGGCCAGCGAGGCCATTTCGCAGCTCGAACAAGGCATAGAACCGCCGCAAGTGCTGATGTCCGACATCCGTATGCCCGGCCAATCGGGGCTGGAGCTGTTGCAGGAGGTGAAAACCCGTTTCCCGTCGGTGCCGGTCATCATCATGACCGCCTACTCCGATCTGGAAAGTGCGGTCGCCGCCTTCCAGGGCGGCGCCTTCGAATACCTGCCGAAACCCTTCGACGTCGATCAGGCGGTCGAACTGATCCGGCGCGCTATTGATGAATCGATGCACCAAAGCGGTGCGGCGGAGGAAGAGGGGCTGGTCCCGGAGATTCTTGGCCAGGCGCCTGCCATGCAGGAAGTCTTCCGCGCCATCGGCCGGCTGGCTTTGTCGCATGCGACGGTGCTGATTACCGGCGAGTCCGGTTCCGGCAAGGAACTCGTAGCGCGCGCCCTGCATCGCCATAGCCCACGGGCCGACAAACCGTTCATTGCCATCAATACGGCGGCGATTCCCAAGGACTTGCTCGAGTCGGAACTGTTCGGCCATGAGCGCGGTGCCTTTACCGGCGCCCAGGCCCAGCGGCGTGGCCGCTTCGAGCAGGCCGAGAGCGGTACGCTGTTTCTCGATGAAATCGGCGACATGCCGGCCGAACTGCAAACCCGCCTGCTGCGCGTCCTGTCGGATGGGCATTTCTATCGCGTCGGCGGTCATTCGCCGATCAAGGCCAATGTGCGGGTCATTGCGGCGACGCACCAGAACCTCGACACGCGGGTCAAGGATGGTCTGTTTCGCGAAGACTTGTTCCATCGCCTCAATGTCATTCGCGTCCGTCTGCCGGCCCTGCGTGAACGGCGCGAAGACATTCCCTTGCTGGCTCGCCATTTTCTGCAGAAGAGTGCGCGGGAACTGGGTGTCGAAACCAAACGTCTGACTGAAGCTGCCCTCAAATACATGAGCGGCCTCGATTTTCAGGGCAACGTTCGCCAACTGGAAAACCTCTGTCACTGGCTGACCGTCATGGCACCGGGGCAACAGGTCGATATCAGTGACCTGCCTGGCGAATTGCGCGAGGCGACGCCGGTGTCTTTGTCCACCGACTGGGAAAGCGCGCTGGAAGGCGAGGCCGACCGCATGCTGGCGCGTGGCATTCCGGACATCCACGGCGTTCTGTCGCAGGTTTTTGAGCGCATCCTGATCTCCCGGGCGCTGGCCCATACCGGCGGCCGGCGGATCGAGGCGGCGCAGGCGCTGGGCATTGGGCGCAACACGATCACCCGCAAGATCGCCGAACTCGGCATCGATGGAGGCAAGGAGCACGCAGCGGAGTAA
- the glnL gene encoding nitrogen regulation protein NR(II), whose product MAGMNVTHSSFAGLDLLASAVLLLDDALAIRYINAAGENLLAVSSRAVIGQTLTTVCTCSASLQSALDNGLNNNWGYTGQNVELKRSDGEVLNINCTVTPLRPDIAPGVRLLLELQPIQHHLAATREERLIEQQQVSRELIRNLAHEIKNPLGGIRGAAQLLEHELANPSLKEYTQVIIKEADRLQDLMQRLLTPHRAMLPTTVNIHEILERVRSLLTAEFPGSLSVRRDYDTSLPELVGDREQLIQAVLNIARNAAQAMGGEGEIVLRTRSLRQVTLAKKRYRLAMEIKVIDNGPGISDEIRERMFYPLVSGREGGSGLGLTIAQNFIQHHHGTINCVSRPGHTVFTLNLPVEQA is encoded by the coding sequence ATGGCGGGCATGAACGTTACTCATTCTTCCTTTGCCGGCCTTGATCTGCTGGCTTCGGCGGTGCTCCTGCTGGATGACGCACTGGCCATCCGCTATATCAATGCGGCGGGCGAAAACCTGCTGGCCGTGAGCAGCCGTGCCGTGATCGGCCAGACCCTGACGACAGTCTGCACCTGCTCGGCGAGCTTGCAGTCGGCGCTCGATAATGGCTTGAACAACAACTGGGGCTACACCGGCCAGAATGTCGAATTGAAACGCAGCGATGGCGAGGTGCTCAACATCAACTGCACGGTGACGCCGCTACGCCCGGATATCGCGCCGGGCGTTCGCCTGCTGCTCGAGCTGCAGCCGATCCAGCACCATCTGGCAGCAACGCGTGAAGAGCGCCTGATCGAGCAGCAGCAGGTCAGTCGCGAGCTGATCCGCAATCTGGCCCACGAAATCAAGAATCCGCTCGGCGGCATTCGGGGGGCTGCGCAGTTGCTCGAACACGAACTGGCCAATCCGTCGCTCAAGGAATACACGCAGGTCATCATCAAGGAGGCGGATCGCCTTCAGGATTTGATGCAGCGCTTGCTCACCCCGCATCGGGCGATGTTGCCGACGACGGTCAATATTCACGAAATCCTCGAGCGGGTGCGCAGTCTGCTGACTGCCGAGTTCCCGGGGTCGCTGAGCGTTCGTCGCGATTACGATACGAGTCTGCCCGAACTGGTCGGTGATCGCGAGCAGTTGATCCAGGCGGTCCTCAACATTGCCCGCAATGCGGCGCAGGCCATGGGCGGCGAAGGGGAAATTGTTCTCCGGACGCGCTCCTTGCGGCAGGTGACGCTGGCCAAGAAACGCTATCGGCTGGCCATGGAAATCAAGGTCATCGACAATGGCCCGGGCATTTCCGACGAAATCCGCGAACGCATGTTCTATCCGCTGGTTTCCGGGCGCGAGGGGGGGAGCGGCTTGGGACTGACCATCGCCCAGAATTTCATCCAGCATCATCATGGCACGATCAATTGTGTCAGCCGGCCCGGCCACACGGTCTTCACGCTCAATCTGCCGGTTGAGCAGGCTTGA
- a CDS encoding cation diffusion facilitator family transporter, whose product MGLEHHLAVSATPAERSAAAQKATWVSVAVNLVMTVAQLIVGWLAHSQSLVAHGLHSFSDLLSDFLVIYATRQSAHPADRAHPYGHARVETAATLVLGASLTLIGGGILWESGMRLQHIEALPTVELAAFWVAVATVLSKEALYRYLIRVAEKLRSQLLIGNALHTRADAASALVVVVGIGGALMGWSFLDLLAAALMGFMILHMGARLAWGAIKELIDTGLDDVQVEAIRKTLLATPGVRDLHQLRTRRMAHQALVDTHVQVDSRISVSEGHRIAESARARVLREHPEVLDVLVHIDPEDDMDPDSYATRLPARDALLGELQPLLAGLPEPQKIVLHYLKGQVEAEIFFSHDLFQNGEALRQAENLLVDRLKLHPLIRRVSLNCLVAPN is encoded by the coding sequence ATGGGACTTGAGCATCACCTCGCCGTCTCCGCTACGCCGGCCGAGCGTTCGGCTGCGGCGCAGAAGGCGACCTGGGTCAGCGTCGCGGTCAATCTGGTGATGACCGTCGCCCAGCTGATCGTCGGCTGGCTGGCCCATTCGCAGTCGCTGGTCGCCCACGGATTGCACTCGTTCTCTGACCTGCTCTCTGATTTTCTCGTCATTTACGCCACCCGGCAGAGCGCCCACCCGGCCGACCGGGCCCATCCCTACGGCCACGCCCGCGTCGAAACCGCTGCGACGCTGGTGCTCGGAGCCTCGCTGACTCTGATCGGCGGCGGCATCCTTTGGGAATCGGGCATGCGTCTTCAGCACATCGAGGCCTTGCCGACCGTCGAACTCGCTGCCTTCTGGGTGGCGGTCGCCACGGTGCTTTCCAAGGAGGCCCTGTATCGCTACCTGATTCGCGTTGCCGAAAAACTGCGTTCGCAATTGTTGATTGGCAATGCTCTCCACACGCGGGCCGATGCGGCGTCAGCGCTGGTCGTCGTGGTCGGCATCGGCGGCGCGCTGATGGGCTGGTCCTTCCTCGACCTGCTGGCGGCGGCGCTGATGGGTTTCATGATCCTCCACATGGGCGCCCGTCTGGCCTGGGGAGCCATCAAGGAACTGATCGATACCGGCCTCGACGACGTCCAGGTCGAAGCCATCCGGAAGACGCTGCTGGCGACGCCGGGCGTGCGTGATCTGCATCAGCTGCGGACCCGGCGCATGGCGCATCAGGCCTTGGTCGACACTCATGTTCAGGTCGATTCCCGGATCAGCGTTTCCGAGGGGCATCGCATTGCCGAATCGGCGCGCGCCAGGGTTCTGCGCGAACATCCGGAGGTGCTTGACGTGCTCGTGCACATCGATCCCGAAGACGACATGGATCCGGATAGCTACGCGACCCGCCTCCCGGCACGCGATGCCTTGCTCGGCGAATTGCAGCCACTGCTCGCCGGTCTGCCCGAACCGCAAAAAATCGTCCTGCATTACCTGAAAGGCCAAGTGGAGGCCGAAATCTTTTTCAGCCACGACCTGTTTCAAAACGGCGAGGCGCTTCGTCAGGCCGAGAATCTTCTGGTCGATCGCCTGAAGTTGCACCCCTTGATTCGGCGCGTATCCCTGAATTGCCTTGTTGCACCAAATTAG
- a CDS encoding DUF4124 domain-containing protein → MMRSPLALLIALLPLSVSAQAIYKCVDANGNTTYASARIDKNCKVISSGQENAMPAPPKAKPAAANPSPAGFPRVQEDTQKARDGDRRHILEQELAGEQRNLEQARKDLSEQQAAGSSNDRLAPYRDRVGQHERNIQAIQKELGNLR, encoded by the coding sequence ATGATGCGCAGTCCGCTTGCCCTGCTTATCGCTTTGTTGCCGCTCTCGGTTTCGGCCCAGGCGATTTACAAATGTGTCGATGCCAATGGCAATACGACTTATGCCAGTGCCCGGATCGACAAGAATTGCAAGGTGATTTCCAGCGGTCAGGAAAATGCCATGCCGGCACCACCCAAGGCCAAGCCGGCGGCGGCCAATCCCTCACCGGCAGGCTTCCCGCGCGTACAGGAAGACACCCAAAAGGCGCGCGACGGCGATCGTCGCCACATCCTCGAACAGGAGCTGGCTGGCGAGCAGCGCAACCTGGAGCAGGCGCGCAAGGATTTGTCTGAACAGCAGGCCGCCGGTTCGAGCAACGACCGTCTTGCCCCCTACCGCGACCGCGTCGGACAACATGAGCGTAATATCCAGGCGATTCAGAAGGAGCTGGGTAACCTCAGGTAG
- the glnA gene encoding type I glutamate--ammonia ligase → MATPQDVIKMIKENDAKFVDFRFTDTRGKEQHVTVPVSAFSEDKFENGHAFDGSSIAGWKGIQASDMQLNPDPATAYIDPFFDETTVVLTCDVVDPADGRGYDRDPRSIAKRAEAYLKSSGIGDTAYFGPEPEFFIFDGVDWSVDMSGCSLKIHSAEAAWGSGEKNDGNGSTGHRPTVKGGYFPVPPVDSLHDIRSAMVLTLEALGVPVEVHHHEVATAGQCEIGTVFNTLVKRADQTQILKYVVHNVAHQYGKTATFMPKPIVGDNGSGMHVHQSIWKDGKNLFAGDGYAGLSDTALFYIGGIIKHAKALNAITNPGTNSYKRLVPHYEAPVKLAYSAKNRSASIRIPYVASTKARRIETRFPDPIANPYLCFAALLMAGLDGIQNKIHPGDPADKNLYDLPPEEDAKIPTVCASLEEALAALDKDRDFLTRGGVFSNDWIDAYIALKMDEVNKVRMTTHPVEFDLYYSC, encoded by the coding sequence ATGGCAACCCCGCAAGACGTCATCAAGATGATCAAGGAAAACGACGCCAAGTTCGTCGATTTCCGCTTCACCGATACCCGTGGCAAGGAGCAGCACGTGACTGTGCCGGTTTCCGCCTTCAGCGAAGACAAGTTCGAGAACGGTCACGCTTTCGACGGTTCCTCCATCGCCGGCTGGAAGGGCATTCAAGCTTCCGACATGCAACTGAACCCGGATCCGGCAACCGCCTACATCGACCCGTTCTTCGACGAAACCACCGTCGTCCTGACCTGCGACGTCGTTGACCCGGCCGACGGCCGTGGCTACGACCGCGACCCGCGTTCCATCGCCAAGCGCGCTGAAGCCTACCTGAAGTCCTCCGGCATCGGCGACACCGCCTACTTCGGTCCGGAACCGGAATTCTTCATTTTCGACGGCGTTGATTGGTCTGTCGACATGTCCGGCTGCTCCCTGAAAATCCACTCCGCCGAAGCGGCTTGGGGTTCGGGCGAGAAGAACGACGGCAATGGCTCCACCGGCCATCGTCCGACCGTCAAGGGAGGCTACTTCCCGGTTCCCCCGGTCGACAGCCTGCATGACATCCGTTCGGCCATGGTGCTGACTCTGGAAGCCCTGGGCGTCCCGGTTGAAGTTCACCATCACGAAGTCGCCACTGCCGGTCAGTGCGAAATTGGTACCGTGTTCAACACCCTGGTCAAGCGTGCCGACCAGACCCAGATCCTGAAGTACGTGGTGCACAACGTTGCCCATCAGTACGGCAAGACCGCCACCTTCATGCCGAAGCCCATCGTTGGCGACAACGGTTCCGGCATGCACGTCCACCAGTCCATCTGGAAAGACGGCAAGAACCTGTTCGCCGGTGACGGCTACGCTGGTCTGTCTGACACCGCCCTGTTCTACATCGGCGGCATCATCAAGCACGCTAAGGCCCTGAACGCCATCACCAACCCGGGCACCAACTCCTACAAGCGTCTGGTCCCGCACTACGAAGCCCCGGTCAAGCTGGCTTACTCGGCCAAGAACCGTTCTGCTTCCATCCGCATTCCGTACGTTGCCTCGACCAAGGCTCGTCGTATCGAGACCCGCTTCCCGGATCCGATCGCCAATCCGTACCTGTGCTTCGCCGCGCTGCTGATGGCCGGCCTGGATGGTATCCAGAACAAGATTCACCCGGGCGATCCGGCTGACAAGAACCTCTACGACCTGCCGCCGGAAGAAGATGCAAAGATCCCGACCGTCTGCGCCTCTCTCGAAGAAGCCCTGGCCGCGCTCGACAAGGATCGTGACTTCCTGACCCGTGGCGGTGTCTTCTCCAACGACTGGATCGATGCCTACATCGCCCTGAAGATGGACGAAGTGAACAAGGTTCGCATGACGACCCACCCGGTCGAGTTCGATCTGTACTACTCCTGCTAA
- a CDS encoding rhodanese-like domain-containing protein, translating into MGKLTEILSLAQARGKALGRPYQGELTPQEAGDLLRLAPGAKIVDVRTRAEWDWVGRVAGAVEIEWNQYPGGVRNPNFMAELKRQVDPEALVMFLCRSGVRSVAAAAAATEAGYNSCYNILEGFEGDKDANGHRNTIGGWRKAGMPWIQG; encoded by the coding sequence ATGGGAAAGTTAACCGAAATACTCAGTCTGGCGCAGGCGCGTGGCAAAGCCCTTGGCCGCCCCTATCAGGGCGAACTGACGCCGCAAGAGGCGGGCGACTTGTTGCGCCTGGCGCCCGGCGCCAAAATTGTCGATGTCCGGACCCGGGCCGAATGGGACTGGGTTGGCCGGGTCGCCGGCGCCGTCGAGATCGAGTGGAATCAATATCCGGGCGGCGTGCGCAACCCGAACTTCATGGCCGAACTCAAGCGTCAGGTCGATCCCGAAGCGCTGGTCATGTTCCTCTGCCGCAGCGGCGTGCGCTCGGTCGCCGCGGCCGCCGCCGCCACCGAAGCCGGCTACAACAGTTGCTATAACATCCTCGAAGGCTTCGAGGGCGACAAGGATGCCAATGGGCACCGCAACACCATCGGTGGCTGGCGCAAGGCCGGAATGCCGTGGATTCAGGGATAA